From a single Anaerolineales bacterium genomic region:
- a CDS encoding glycosyltransferase family 87 protein: protein MKHSLRTTFKIWIGLTLLVILSIIAIYLRNGMDGLNLFIQQWPLSNLAVTLASTAITWLLAGALLYLLANEKINKDNLWLTAGFFLVMFVYLNILRERFRYGDYHYYLNAAIALSKGEALPATYLYLPLWATIIQFIVSLGDQGVMIVLWLVNIIALAAFYFLLSKVLQRYNFPKHLSVLITIIFLLINTPLMRTLGFIQVNLLVMDLIFLSLLTYPKNTLLSALTLALAVHLKTSPAVIVLAFLLEFNWKWLFWFAVSFLLIGLLPVTVNGVSPYYDYFNNAFLLTQLTNTNFHDTSFDSFFRFLNPFFGIQIETTRIIILLAKALLLGATLFVMAQNVRERSFSKENRLLNAAPALFVFMTLGSPIVWDHHGMFVTLAFLLLLKRIQSPTHWMIFLVAYFLQFMLPSFDFFPWSYGRLFAPMIALWLMYATRKEEEPTPSMVSISHRLEKIA from the coding sequence ATGAAACATTCCCTGCGAACCACGTTCAAAATCTGGATCGGGCTGACCTTATTGGTCATTCTCAGCATCATTGCCATCTACCTCCGCAATGGCATGGATGGACTCAACCTGTTCATCCAGCAATGGCCCCTCTCCAACTTGGCGGTGACGCTCGCATCGACCGCCATCACATGGCTGCTTGCGGGTGCGCTTTTATATTTGCTCGCGAATGAAAAAATAAACAAAGACAATCTCTGGCTTACAGCCGGATTTTTCCTCGTCATGTTCGTGTACCTGAACATCCTGCGCGAACGCTTCCGTTACGGCGATTATCACTACTACCTCAATGCCGCCATCGCGCTCTCAAAAGGCGAAGCCCTCCCCGCCACCTATCTCTACCTTCCCTTGTGGGCGACCATCATCCAATTCATCGTCTCGCTCGGCGACCAGGGTGTGATGATCGTCCTGTGGCTCGTCAACATCATCGCCCTCGCCGCTTTCTACTTTCTACTTTCCAAGGTTCTACAACGATACAACTTCCCAAAACATCTTTCAGTCCTCATCACCATCATCTTCCTGCTCATCAACACCCCGCTCATGCGGACACTGGGCTTTATTCAGGTCAACCTGCTCGTCATGGACTTGATCTTCCTCAGCCTGCTGACCTACCCCAAGAACACGCTTCTCTCCGCGCTGACACTTGCCCTTGCTGTTCATCTTAAGACGTCGCCTGCGGTCATCGTCCTCGCCTTCCTGCTCGAATTCAACTGGAAGTGGCTGTTCTGGTTCGCGGTCAGTTTCCTGCTCATCGGCTTGCTTCCTGTGACGGTCAATGGCGTTTCACCGTACTACGATTATTTCAACAACGCCTTTCTGCTCACCCAGCTGACCAATACGAACTTCCACGACACCTCCTTCGACTCGTTCTTCCGTTTCCTCAATCCCTTCTTCGGCATCCAGATCGAAACGACCCGCATCATCATCCTGCTTGCCAAAGCCCTTTTGCTCGGCGCGACTCTTTTCGTCATGGCGCAGAATGTCCGCGAACGATCTTTTTCAAAAGAGAACCGTTTGCTCAATGCCGCGCCTGCCTTGTTTGTTTTCATGACGCTCGGTTCGCCCATCGTCTGGGATCATCACGGCATGTTCGTCACGCTCGCATTTCTTCTGCTTCTCAAACGCATCCAATCCCCAACACATTGGATGATCTTCCTCGTTGCTTATTTCCTTCAATTCATGCTGCCCTCCTTCGACTTTTTCCCCTGGTCCTACGGACGTCTCTTCGCGCCGATGATCGCGCTCTGGCTGATGTATGCCACCCGCAAGGAAGAAGAGCCGACTCCGTCGATGGTCAGTATCAGCCATCGGCTTGAAAAGATCGCTTAA
- a CDS encoding bifunctional homocysteine S-methyltransferase/methylenetetrahydrofolate reductase gives MNLLEILNKRTLVADGAMGTMLHTRGIDFDKCFDELNLTSPAAVADIHREYIEAGAELIITNTFGANRYKLSKHGLQDDVVEINRAGVELAKRVVAASFKDVLIAGDVGPLGVRIAPYGRVKLEEAREAFAEQIHALAEAGADLIIIETMSDLYEVGEAIKAARDVCSLPVVASVTFTRDDRTLLGDDPAKVARRVSDAGADVIGVNCSGGPSQLLRILKQMRQAVPAGKFWVKPNAGWPEQVSGRIMYPADADYFGEYALQFREAGANVVGGCCGTTPQHIAAIRKALESAPLHSVIEIAVMPEDEISAEPAEQPTQLAQKLANGKFCISVEMDPPRGLSTHKLLAGASLLHDSGADVINVADSPMARMRMSAWAVCDVVQRRIGVETTLHFPTRGRNLLRVQGDLLAAHALGIRNVFVVMGDPTSIGDYPEATDNYDLVPSGLIKLIKQGFNMGVDHSGTSIGQPTNFFVGAALNLCPQDMDTEIKNLRRKINAGADFFLTQPIYRADDGPKLIAAYEAKHGKFDKPILAGILPLVSARHASFLHNEVPGVFIPDEARQRIEDAGEHGAKVGVELAVELIQGIKNWASGIYIMPQFHRYDMVSEIVVAVKG, from the coding sequence ATGAACCTTCTTGAAATCTTGAATAAAAGAACACTGGTCGCCGACGGTGCGATGGGGACCATGCTCCACACGCGCGGCATTGACTTTGACAAATGCTTCGACGAACTCAACCTCACCAGCCCCGCCGCCGTCGCGGACATTCACCGCGAGTACATCGAAGCGGGCGCGGAGTTGATCATCACCAACACCTTCGGCGCGAACCGTTACAAGTTGAGTAAACACGGCTTGCAGGACGATGTCGTCGAGATCAACCGCGCGGGCGTGGAACTGGCAAAGCGTGTGGTCGCCGCATCATTCAAAGATGTGCTGATCGCAGGTGACGTGGGTCCGCTGGGGGTGAGGATCGCTCCTTATGGACGGGTCAAATTGGAGGAGGCGCGTGAGGCGTTCGCGGAGCAGATCCACGCATTGGCGGAAGCAGGCGCAGACCTGATCATCATCGAAACCATGAGCGATCTTTACGAAGTAGGTGAAGCCATCAAAGCCGCAAGGGATGTTTGCTCTCTACCCGTTGTTGCCTCCGTGACCTTCACCCGCGATGACCGCACATTGCTCGGCGACGACCCCGCGAAAGTGGCGCGCCGCGTCTCCGATGCAGGCGCGGACGTCATCGGCGTGAACTGCTCTGGCGGACCTTCGCAGTTGTTGCGTATTTTGAAGCAAATGCGGCAGGCTGTTCCTGCTGGAAAATTCTGGGTCAAGCCGAACGCAGGCTGGCCCGAACAAGTCAGCGGACGGATCATGTATCCCGCCGACGCAGATTACTTCGGTGAGTACGCACTGCAATTCCGCGAGGCAGGTGCGAATGTCGTCGGCGGCTGCTGTGGAACGACGCCCCAACACATTGCGGCGATTCGGAAGGCATTGGAATCCGCGCCGCTTCACTCCGTAATCGAGATCGCGGTCATGCCTGAAGACGAGATCTCCGCCGAGCCCGCCGAACAGCCGACACAACTCGCGCAAAAACTTGCGAATGGAAAATTCTGCATTTCCGTGGAAATGGATCCCCCACGCGGACTTTCGACTCACAAACTTTTGGCAGGCGCGTCGCTTCTGCACGACTCAGGCGCGGACGTGATCAACGTTGCTGATAGCCCGATGGCGCGCATGCGCATGTCCGCGTGGGCGGTGTGCGATGTCGTCCAACGTCGGATCGGCGTGGAGACCACCCTGCACTTCCCGACGCGTGGACGCAACCTGCTCCGCGTGCAAGGCGACCTGCTCGCCGCGCACGCGCTCGGCATCCGCAACGTCTTCGTCGTCATGGGTGATCCAACCTCCATCGGTGATTATCCCGAAGCGACCGACAACTACGACCTCGTCCCCTCGGGTCTGATTAAACTCATCAAGCAGGGCTTCAACATGGGCGTGGATCATTCGGGCACGAGCATCGGTCAGCCGACCAACTTCTTCGTCGGCGCGGCGCTCAACCTCTGCCCGCAGGATATGGACACCGAAATAAAAAATCTCCGCCGCAAGATCAACGCAGGCGCAGACTTCTTCCTAACCCAGCCCATCTACCGCGCCGACGACGGACCCAAACTCATCGCAGCCTACGAAGCGAAGCACGGCAAATTCGACAAGCCCATTCTCGCGGGCATCCTGCCGCTGGTCAGCGCGCGCCACGCCAGTTTCCTCCACAACGAAGTTCCCGGCGTCTTCATCCCTGACGAAGCCCGCCAGCGCATCGAAGACGCAGGCGAACACGGCGCAAAGGTCGGCGTGGAACTCGCCGTCGAACTCATCCAAGGCATCAAGAATTGGGCAAGCGGCATCTACATCATGCCGCAGTTCCACCGCTACGACATGGTCTCCGAGATCGTCGTCGCCGTGAAGGGATAA
- a CDS encoding type III pantothenate kinase, translating to MLLTIDIGNTNLTLGLYEGDVLGAHWRLATDHNRMPDEYGLQLLGLLQNADKTIKDIKGISLASVVPPLTGRVVQACREYLKQEPLVVDAGVKTGIKIRYEDPKAVGADRVCDAVAVMKLYGGPACVVDFGTATTFNAITKDGEYLGGAIMAGVNLAAEALYNRAAKLPRIDLQVPPSVIGRNTVHAMQSGLLFGYVSMVEGMVSRFRSELGGDMKVVATGGLAEVIAKETKVIDIIAPWLTLEGLRIIWELNR from the coding sequence ATGCTGCTCACCATTGACATCGGGAATACCAATCTCACGCTTGGCTTGTATGAAGGCGATGTGCTCGGCGCGCACTGGCGTCTCGCCACCGACCACAACCGCATGCCTGATGAATACGGCTTGCAACTGCTGGGTCTGTTACAGAATGCGGATAAAACCATCAAGGACATCAAAGGGATTTCACTGGCGTCCGTAGTCCCGCCGTTGACCGGACGTGTCGTTCAAGCCTGCCGCGAGTATCTTAAACAGGAGCCGCTTGTAGTAGATGCTGGGGTTAAAACCGGTATCAAGATCCGCTATGAAGATCCCAAAGCCGTCGGCGCAGACCGCGTGTGTGATGCGGTTGCCGTGATGAAACTCTACGGTGGTCCCGCCTGCGTGGTGGACTTTGGCACGGCAACCACTTTCAATGCGATTACAAAGGACGGTGAATATCTTGGCGGCGCGATTATGGCGGGAGTCAACCTTGCCGCAGAAGCGTTGTATAACCGTGCTGCGAAACTTCCGCGTATTGACTTGCAGGTGCCGCCATCCGTCATTGGACGGAATACGGTCCATGCAATGCAATCGGGGCTGCTGTTTGGGTATGTGAGCATGGTCGAGGGAATGGTATCAAGATTCCGGTCCGAATTGGGAGGCGATATGAAGGTCGTCGCTACGGGCGGGCTGGCGGAAGTCATCGCCAAAGAGACAAAGGTCATTGACATCATCGCCCCGTGGCTCACGCTCGAAGGGTTGCGCATCATCTGGGAGCTTAATCGCTAA
- a CDS encoding EamA family transporter — MPQSTRTARGFIIALIATVIWSTTAIFISYLNTAYQLPALVLAFWRDLFVSLGMLVGLLIFSRRLLHLDRTHWNFMIIYGLVVALFNSMWTLSVQYNGAAVATVMAFSSPAMTALLSRIVHKETFSNIKIISILLSIAGIIFVSGAYDIATWNLNPLGIIFGLLTGLMFAIYNLQGKAAADRQINSWTALLHSFAWATVFLFFFNIGNDLFISGKTPLADMLWLGDSISGWGILFFLGVVPTLGGFGLYTLSIRYLSPTTANLIATLEPAFTAVWAYLFLSEILTGAQLIGSLLVLVSVMLLRFSD, encoded by the coding sequence ATGCCTCAATCCACCCGCACCGCGCGCGGATTCATCATCGCGCTCATCGCCACCGTTATCTGGTCCACCACCGCCATCTTCATCAGTTATCTCAACACCGCCTACCAACTGCCCGCGCTCGTGCTCGCCTTCTGGCGCGACCTGTTCGTCTCGCTCGGTATGCTGGTTGGATTGCTGATCTTCAGCCGCCGCCTTTTGCACCTCGATCGTACGCACTGGAATTTCATGATCATTTATGGACTGGTCGTTGCGCTTTTCAATTCGATGTGGACGCTCTCGGTTCAGTACAACGGGGCGGCTGTTGCAACAGTAATGGCATTTTCCTCGCCCGCAATGACGGCACTCCTGAGCCGCATTGTTCACAAAGAGACATTCAGCAACATCAAGATCATTTCGATTTTGTTGAGCATCGCAGGGATCATTTTCGTTTCGGGTGCGTACGACATCGCGACATGGAATCTCAACCCGCTTGGCATCATCTTTGGGTTACTGACCGGTTTGATGTTCGCCATCTACAACCTGCAAGGCAAAGCCGCCGCAGACCGGCAGATCAATTCATGGACAGCGCTGCTCCACAGCTTTGCGTGGGCGACCGTCTTTTTATTCTTCTTCAACATTGGGAATGACCTGTTCATCTCCGGCAAAACTCCGCTTGCCGATATGCTCTGGCTGGGAGATTCAATTTCAGGCTGGGGAATTCTATTCTTTCTCGGCGTGGTCCCTACGCTCGGCGGGTTTGGGTTGTACACCTTGAGCATCCGTTATCTCTCTCCCACCACGGCAAACCTGATCGCCACACTTGAACCTGCATTCACGGCGGTTTGGGCGTATCTCTTCTTGAGTGAAATCCTGACAGGCGCTCAGTTGATCGGGAGCCTGCTTGTACTGGTCAGCGTGATGTTGTTACGCTTTAGCGATTAA
- a CDS encoding right-handed parallel beta-helix repeat-containing protein gives MMSKKAIFFVLVVVLLLGTAAFLFMVPSGGTYSSPVGIDTERWWVKGVFVSPGGNDSGSCTRADPCRTFDKVVSMVHPGETIHVLEGTYSEEFTITKSGTARDYISIVGYDAILPGVVVSGNYIVVSGMEVVGSESHGILVNGKHIIVEDSIVRHSVTENGEGVCYGDGWWGSGLKVQVGGEDIILRRNSVYENCGEGIAVTRGVNVVVEDNIVRDNYSVNIYIDNSPFTVVQGNTVTCTGIYLRNDHRPTGIAVAEEFYEGWGAQRRNTSILNNMVDGCYDGIVSREPDVPDGMEINLLIKGNTVINGTRRSISIRWFNQNVWIENNTVYAPIHIINMEGVTLLDNIELEPE, from the coding sequence ATGATGAGTAAAAAAGCAATTTTCTTTGTTCTTGTAGTGGTACTACTTCTGGGAACTGCCGCATTTCTTTTTATGGTTCCAAGCGGTGGAACTTATTCATCCCCGGTTGGTATTGACACAGAGAGATGGTGGGTAAAGGGGGTTTTCGTCTCGCCCGGCGGCAATGATTCGGGTTCATGTACCCGTGCAGATCCCTGTCGTACGTTTGACAAGGTTGTCTCCATGGTGCATCCCGGGGAAACAATCCATGTTTTGGAGGGTACTTACTCGGAGGAGTTCACCATCACGAAGTCGGGCACAGCCCGTGATTATATATCCATTGTTGGGTATGACGCCATCCTGCCCGGAGTGGTTGTATCGGGAAATTACATTGTCGTTTCCGGCATGGAAGTAGTGGGTTCAGAATCGCATGGTATTTTGGTAAACGGCAAGCACATCATTGTCGAAGATTCGATTGTCCGTCACAGCGTGACAGAGAATGGTGAAGGGGTTTGTTATGGTGATGGTTGGTGGGGGAGCGGGTTGAAAGTGCAGGTGGGAGGCGAAGATATCATCCTGCGCAGAAATTCAGTCTATGAAAATTGTGGTGAAGGTATCGCCGTGACGCGTGGGGTGAATGTGGTTGTGGAAGATAATATTGTCAGGGACAATTATTCGGTCAACATTTATATTGACAACTCTCCCTTTACCGTGGTGCAGGGAAACACGGTTACTTGCACGGGTATTTATCTTCGTAATGACCATAGACCAACCGGCATCGCTGTTGCCGAGGAATTTTATGAAGGTTGGGGGGCACAGAGACGTAATACGAGCATTCTTAATAATATGGTGGATGGATGTTATGACGGTATCGTTTCGCGGGAGCCCGATGTCCCCGATGGCATGGAAATTAACCTATTAATAAAGGGAAACACAGTGATCAACGGCACACGCCGAAGCATTTCTATCAGGTGGTTCAATCAAAACGTCTGGATCGAAAACAATACGGTATATGCGCCGATTCATATTATCAATATGGAAGGGGTGACACTGTTGGATAATATAGAGCTTGAACCAGAGTAA
- a CDS encoding BTAD domain-containing putative transcriptional regulator: MNPPLEIVVLGKPQIKWQGQPLTADLISAKGQALLFYLAVTGQACSRQSISGLLWGDFSEERARGNLRLTLSKLRGVVGDYIIPTRQSLAFDFSLPYSLDAGEFTRHCAAPEKSKPSQLESVIARYRGNFLDDFHLHEAPDFETWVVVERERFQQMALASLAHLAATTQQQGDFERAAAFTRRILALEPWREEAHRQLMTVLAQSGQRTAALSQFDACKKHLDEELGVEPSAETKALYEKIKRGDVKEADGDSARRVESKSPSKSSPRKSASDLRHNLPQNLTSFLGREAELAQIGGLLGKPECRILTLVGPGGVGKTRLSIRAARMQVERFQDGVRFLSLRGMKPADPIETTELLIAAIADAVGYTFSAQRSPRELLLKHLADKETLFVLDNFEPLLAARLGIREHTESLLLDILKECPAVKLLATSRERINLPSEWLVEVQGLPYPPTFEKNAMMQYPSVELFVQQARRVNANFSLDDQEYAVNRICQLVAGFPLGIELSANWVRLLSCEEIVERLERGGEILTTDLPESNPSLRSVLDSTWAMLTEQEQAVFRRLSVFREGFTLSAAQQAADASLPVLNSLMNKSMVRRDGNGRYVLHELLKQFGSYHLNLAPEQERETRQKHGRFYGSFLQSRRAALQDLSDKSVLNVLDTEIENIRAALEWYFEQADVEAITSYLESLIRFNKRKGWFQESVFILEKACASENIPALQLGYWHRWLGEAYYNLGNITASTHHLETALFHLGYPMPKHPLRLSFASFSQAVVQIWRRVWRPRPRAMEHEEVEKRLAVVAACERLILIYWFQSKLDAIFYLVFFPLNLVESVGNVPALAQINANAAIGLSLSPISNTAKYYLQNGLQLAQRLNDPSMLGQVLEYAGLYHIGRGEWEQAETALQKASELLGEAEFYRQWEEATGLISEMKYLHGDFSGAIQLQQKIIASARQRGDTQFQFHESTGLAMNNLRLGDIEKTNEHLHNAAALLGENNGVTDKIRYYGLSAQAVLKQGNLLAAKEFAEQAMALISKVKPTAFYILEGYAGVSEVYLTALENGKQPEDLKSARRAVKALHEFGQLLRVGRPRAWLHQGLLDWAEGRQKKAFGAWEKSLGLAEQLSLPYEAARAHYEIGRHAEVNSPARQIHLEKAIEIFSQLGARHDLEKARTVQDP; this comes from the coding sequence TTGAATCCACCGCTTGAGATCGTTGTATTGGGAAAACCGCAGATCAAATGGCAGGGTCAGCCGCTCACCGCTGACCTGATCTCTGCCAAAGGGCAGGCGCTGCTCTTCTATCTGGCTGTCACGGGGCAGGCTTGTTCGCGTCAATCCATCTCAGGTTTGTTATGGGGCGATTTTTCGGAGGAACGCGCGCGGGGAAATTTACGGCTCACACTCAGCAAACTTCGGGGCGTCGTCGGCGATTACATCATCCCCACCCGCCAATCGCTGGCATTCGATTTCTCGCTGCCCTACTCGCTCGATGCGGGCGAGTTCACCCGTCACTGCGCCGCGCCTGAGAAAAGCAAACCCAGTCAACTCGAAAGTGTCATCGCACGTTATCGCGGAAATTTTCTGGACGACTTCCACTTGCACGAAGCGCCCGATTTTGAAACCTGGGTCGTGGTCGAGCGCGAGCGTTTTCAGCAGATGGCGCTGGCGTCGTTGGCGCATCTCGCCGCAACAACACAGCAGCAAGGCGATTTCGAAAGAGCCGCCGCCTTCACGCGCCGCATCCTTGCGCTCGAACCGTGGCGCGAAGAGGCGCACCGTCAACTGATGACCGTGCTCGCGCAAAGCGGTCAACGCACGGCGGCGCTCAGTCAGTTCGATGCATGCAAAAAACATCTGGACGAAGAGTTGGGAGTCGAACCGTCAGCGGAGACAAAGGCTCTTTATGAAAAGATCAAGCGCGGGGATGTCAAAGAAGCGGATGGAGATTCCGCCCGCAGAGTTGAGTCAAAGTCCCCATCCAAATCATCCCCGCGAAAATCCGCCTCAGACCTACGTCATAACCTGCCTCAAAACCTGACGTCTTTTCTTGGGCGTGAAGCGGAGCTCGCGCAGATCGGCGGGTTGCTAGGCAAGCCTGAGTGCCGTATCCTCACGCTGGTGGGACCTGGCGGCGTGGGCAAGACGCGCCTTTCGATCCGTGCCGCGCGGATGCAGGTGGAGCGTTTTCAGGACGGTGTGCGTTTTCTTTCGCTGCGCGGCATGAAACCCGCCGACCCCATCGAGACCACCGAGTTGTTGATTGCCGCCATTGCGGACGCGGTGGGCTACACGTTTTCAGCGCAACGTTCGCCGCGCGAATTGCTGCTCAAACATCTCGCGGATAAAGAGACCTTGTTCGTGCTGGATAACTTCGAGCCGCTGCTGGCGGCGCGGCTGGGAATCCGCGAGCACACCGAATCACTGCTGTTGGATATTTTGAAGGAATGCCCCGCGGTGAAATTGCTGGCCACATCCCGCGAGCGGATCAACCTGCCATCGGAATGGCTGGTGGAAGTGCAGGGGCTGCCCTACCCGCCGACATTCGAGAAGAACGCCATGATGCAATATCCATCAGTGGAGTTGTTCGTTCAACAGGCGCGCCGCGTGAACGCAAACTTTTCACTGGACGATCAGGAATATGCCGTCAATCGTATTTGTCAGTTGGTGGCGGGTTTTCCGCTTGGTATTGAACTTTCCGCCAATTGGGTGCGACTGCTCTCCTGCGAAGAGATCGTCGAACGGTTGGAGCGCGGCGGCGAAATTCTCACGACCGATCTACCCGAGTCGAATCCGTCGCTTCGTTCCGTGCTGGATTCAACGTGGGCGATGCTCACCGAACAGGAGCAGGCTGTCTTTCGGCGGTTGTCAGTTTTCAGGGAAGGCTTCACCTTGTCCGCGGCGCAGCAGGCGGCAGATGCCAGCCTGCCCGTGTTGAACAGCCTGATGAACAAGAGCATGGTGCGGCGCGATGGGAACGGAAGATACGTCTTGCATGAATTGTTGAAGCAATTCGGGTCGTATCATTTGAATCTCGCCCCCGAACAGGAACGCGAAACCCGCCAGAAACATGGGCGGTTTTATGGAAGTTTTTTACAGTCACGCCGCGCCGCTTTGCAAGATTTATCCGATAAGTCTGTGTTGAACGTGCTTGACACGGAGATCGAAAACATCCGCGCCGCGTTGGAGTGGTATTTTGAGCAGGCGGATGTAGAGGCAATCACATCTTATTTGGAAAGCCTGATCCGTTTCAACAAACGCAAAGGTTGGTTCCAAGAGTCGGTCTTTATCCTTGAAAAAGCCTGCGCGTCGGAGAATATCCCTGCCTTGCAATTGGGGTACTGGCATCGCTGGCTGGGTGAAGCCTATTACAACCTGGGAAATATCACAGCAAGCACACATCACCTTGAAACCGCCTTGTTCCATTTGGGATACCCAATGCCCAAACATCCGTTGAGGTTGTCATTTGCCAGTTTTTCGCAAGCTGTCGTGCAAATCTGGCGGCGGGTTTGGAGACCACGCCCACGCGCAATGGAACATGAAGAGGTGGAAAAACGGCTGGCTGTTGTCGCTGCTTGTGAAAGATTGATCCTGATCTACTGGTTTCAAAGCAAACTCGATGCCATTTTTTATCTGGTCTTCTTCCCGCTCAATCTGGTGGAAAGTGTGGGGAATGTGCCCGCGCTGGCACAGATCAATGCCAATGCCGCCATCGGGTTAAGCCTCAGCCCTATATCAAACACGGCAAAATACTACCTGCAAAATGGACTGCAATTGGCACAGAGACTCAACGACCCGTCCATGCTGGGGCAGGTGCTGGAATATGCGGGGTTGTATCATATCGGGCGCGGGGAATGGGAACAGGCAGAAACGGCGCTGCAAAAAGCATCGGAATTGCTTGGAGAGGCGGAATTTTACAGGCAGTGGGAAGAAGCCACAGGGTTAATTTCTGAGATGAAATATCTGCACGGCGATTTTTCTGGCGCGATCCAACTCCAACAAAAGATCATCGCTTCGGCGCGTCAGCGCGGTGACACGCAGTTTCAATTCCATGAGTCGACGGGGCTGGCGATGAACAACTTGCGGCTGGGGGACATCGAAAAAACAAACGAACATTTGCACAACGCCGCGGCGCTGTTAGGCGAGAACAACGGCGTCACCGATAAGATCCGCTATTATGGATTGTCTGCACAGGCAGTTTTAAAGCAGGGGAATCTACTCGCCGCAAAAGAATTTGCCGAGCAGGCAATGGCGCTGATCTCAAAGGTCAAGCCGACGGCATTCTATATTTTGGAAGGTTATGCGGGCGTTTCAGAAGTGTATCTGACCGCGTTGGAAAACGGGAAACAGCCTGAAGACCTGAAATCCGCGCGGCGGGCGGTGAAGGCGCTGCATGAGTTTGGGCAATTGCTGCGGGTCGGTCGTCCGCGGGCGTGGCTGCACCAAGGTCTGCTCGATTGGGCGGAAGGGCGGCAGAAGAAAGCGTTTGGGGCGTGGGAAAAAAGCCTGGGGCTGGCAGAGCAACTGTCCCTGCCGTATGAGGCGGCGCGGGCGCATTACGAGATCGGGCGTCATGCGGAGGTCAATTCACCCGCGCGTCAAATCCATTTGGAAAAAGCAATTGAGATATTTTCACAACTGGGGGCAAGGCATGACCTTGAAAAGGCACGGACGGTCCAAGACCCATAG